Proteins from a single region of Parasedimentitalea psychrophila:
- the hpaR gene encoding homoprotocatechuate degradation operon regulator HpaR, translated as MTTALPTTNRSLPIALLRARERVMGPIRALLSDVDLTEQQWRVLRVVQESGAIDPTQIAEQACLLLPSLTRILQKLEDKKMISRTRDKQDRRKQVITITSGGEAVIANNLEASLVLVAKTRAEMGEDRYEALLDLLNELDRIKL; from the coding sequence ATGACAACAGCTCTGCCGACAACCAACCGATCTTTGCCAATTGCCCTGCTGCGTGCTCGCGAGCGGGTGATGGGGCCCATCCGCGCATTGCTGAGTGATGTGGATCTGACGGAACAACAATGGCGGGTGTTGCGGGTGGTGCAGGAAAGCGGTGCCATTGACCCGACCCAGATCGCCGAACAGGCCTGTCTTTTGTTGCCCAGCCTGACCCGGATCCTGCAAAAGCTGGAAGACAAGAAGATGATCAGCCGCACGCGGGACAAGCAGGACCGGCGCAAGCAGGTGATCACCATCACCTCGGGTGGCGAAGCGGTCATTGCCAATAATCTGGAGGCCAGTCTGGTGCTGGTGGCCAAAACACGCGCCGAAATGGGCGAGGATCGCTATGAGGCGCTATTGGATCTGTTGAACGAGTTGGATCGGATCAAGCTGTAA
- a CDS encoding 5-carboxymethyl-2-hydroxymuconate isomerase codes for MPHISLDYSANLELCVDMASLCDTLRCAAINTGSFPVAGVRVRAFAATHVSIADGAAKHGYIDISVRLRGGRDLETRQRATQEIFDAAREFLAPALQQHSIALSLEMRDIDPALAPKCGTIRDHLPKVDQND; via the coding sequence ATGCCACACATCTCACTGGACTATTCCGCCAATCTGGAGCTCTGCGTTGACATGGCATCCCTGTGCGACACCCTGCGCTGCGCCGCCATCAACACCGGCAGCTTTCCGGTTGCCGGGGTGCGGGTTCGCGCCTTTGCCGCAACCCATGTCTCGATCGCTGACGGTGCGGCAAAGCACGGCTACATCGATATATCCGTGCGGCTTCGCGGCGGCCGCGATCTAGAGACCAGACAGCGCGCCACCCAAGAAATTTTTGACGCCGCCCGTGAGTTTCTGGCGCCGGCACTGCAACAGCACTCGATCGCCCTGTCGCTGGAAATGCGCGACATAGATCCGGCACTTGCGCCAAAATGCGGCACCATCCGCGATCACCTGCCAAAGGTTGACCAAAATGACTGA